A DNA window from Verrucomicrobiia bacterium contains the following coding sequences:
- a CDS encoding right-handed parallel beta-helix repeat-containing protein: MSRSTASRLAGVALAVALAIPSAPSGTLYVHPSRGTDTAVGSSDAPLRTLETALQQARQAARPASIVLAEGRHELAAPLDLGPDDTGLTLMAAPGAAPVVSGGQRLLGWKPDPDRPGLWTTILQDVQQGRWYFHQLFVNGERAPRARTPNEGFLRARGPLGTNSPIALPFHPGDLRSEWAQFPDARLVMLMKWTDLHVPIRSIDAGTHVAHLAGGPRPYWMNENDARYWVENVPDALDAPGEWYLDRATGKLSYLAPDGLNPNQAVVVAPRLTELVRVTGDPTSARTADRLTFRGITWTETDYAMPADGLISPQAAVPVPGAFRVTFAADGLIESCRFLNLGGYALELGRGAQHWRIAGNEIRGSGAGGLRLGEPGDREPDALSACHRHTVIDNHLHQLGRIFAPAVGLIVFQSGGNRIAHNRIHDLYYTAISVGWNWGYRETPCRDNLIEFNHLHDVGQGRLSDMGGVYTLGPQPGTIVRNNLIHDVISYDYGGWGLYTDEGSTGIVMENNVVYRCKSAGFHQHYGRDNLIRNNIFAFNRENQLMRTRDEDHTSFRLTHNIVYFDSGQLLGSSWRNNRFILDHNLYFDRRAGSDPAALRFAGGTWSEWRARGHDANSRIADPLFVDPDRDDFRLRPESPALAVGFRPIDTSRVGPRPGPRPGSDL, encoded by the coding sequence ATGAGCCGATCAACCGCCTCCCGCCTTGCCGGTGTCGCCCTTGCCGTTGCCCTTGCCATTCCTTCCGCCCCATCCGGCACCCTTTATGTCCATCCTTCGCGCGGGACTGACACCGCGGTTGGAAGTTCCGATGCCCCGCTCCGGACCCTGGAGACCGCACTCCAACAGGCGCGTCAAGCCGCCCGTCCGGCGTCCATCGTTCTCGCCGAAGGACGCCATGAACTCGCGGCGCCGCTCGACCTGGGACCCGATGACACCGGCCTCACGCTCATGGCGGCCCCGGGCGCTGCACCTGTGGTGAGCGGTGGGCAACGCCTGTTGGGCTGGAAACCGGATCCCGACCGGCCCGGCCTCTGGACAACCATCCTTCAGGATGTCCAACAGGGGCGCTGGTATTTCCATCAACTCTTCGTCAATGGAGAGCGGGCCCCGCGGGCACGCACCCCGAACGAGGGATTCCTTCGCGCCCGCGGCCCGCTCGGCACCAACAGCCCCATCGCCCTTCCCTTTCATCCCGGCGACCTCAGATCCGAGTGGGCCCAATTCCCAGACGCCCGGCTCGTCATGCTCATGAAGTGGACCGATCTCCATGTGCCAATTCGTTCCATCGACGCCGGAACCCACGTCGCCCACCTCGCCGGCGGCCCGCGTCCCTACTGGATGAACGAAAATGACGCCCGCTACTGGGTCGAGAATGTCCCGGACGCCCTCGATGCCCCGGGCGAATGGTACCTGGACCGCGCCACCGGCAAGCTCTCATACCTTGCCCCCGACGGACTCAACCCCAATCAGGCGGTCGTCGTGGCTCCACGCCTGACCGAACTCGTCCGGGTCACCGGCGATCCCACCTCCGCACGCACCGCCGACCGCCTGACCTTTCGCGGGATCACCTGGACCGAGACGGACTACGCCATGCCCGCCGACGGTCTGATCTCCCCCCAGGCTGCCGTTCCCGTTCCCGGCGCCTTTCGCGTCACGTTCGCGGCCGACGGCCTGATCGAGTCATGCCGGTTCCTCAATCTCGGCGGCTACGCCCTGGAACTCGGCCGCGGCGCCCAACACTGGCGCATCGCCGGCAATGAGATCCGCGGCTCCGGCGCCGGCGGGTTGCGCCTGGGCGAACCCGGCGACCGCGAACCCGACGCCCTGTCCGCCTGCCACAGGCACACCGTCATCGACAATCACCTCCATCAACTCGGCCGCATCTTTGCCCCCGCGGTCGGTCTCATCGTCTTCCAGTCCGGCGGCAACCGAATCGCCCACAACCGCATCCACGACCTCTACTACACCGCCATCTCCGTCGGTTGGAACTGGGGCTACCGGGAAACGCCATGCCGGGACAACCTCATCGAGTTCAATCACCTTCACGACGTCGGCCAGGGTCGCCTCAGCGACATGGGCGGCGTCTATACCCTTGGCCCCCAGCCCGGAACCATCGTCCGCAACAACCTCATTCACGACGTCATCAGCTACGACTACGGCGGGTGGGGACTTTACACCGATGAGGGCAGCACCGGGATCGTCATGGAGAACAACGTGGTGTACCGCTGCAAGAGCGCCGGCTTCCACCAGCACTACGGACGCGACAATCTCATTCGGAACAATATTTTTGCCTTCAACCGCGAGAACCAGCTCATGCGCACCCGGGACGAGGACCACACCTCCTTCCGGCTGACCCATAACATCGTCTATTTCGACTCCGGCCAGCTCCTGGGCAGCTCCTGGCGCAACAACCGTTTCATTCTCGATCACAACCTTTACTTCGATCGCCGGGCGGGCAGCGACCCCGCGGCCTTGCGCTTCGCCGGAGGCACCTGGTCCGAGTGGCGCGCCCGCGGTCACGACGCCAACTCGCGGATTGCCGACCCGCTTTTCGTGGACCCGGACCGGGACGATTTCCGTCTGCGCCCCGAATCCCCCGCACTCGCCGTCGGATTCCGCCCCATCGACACCAGCCGCGTCGGACCGCGCCCGGGCCCGCGCCCGGGGTCAGATCTCTGA